From Variovorax sp. J2L1-78, the proteins below share one genomic window:
- a CDS encoding DUF3306 domain-containing protein: protein MSDGFFDRWSRRKQQARESAAPVVAPAEVPPETPPTVVIDAPSPATPVVASDAPPPPTLADTTALTIDSDFKPFMAKGVAPEVKNAAFKKLFADPHFNVMDRMDIYIDDYSIPSPLPESVLRQMASAKFLKLFDEEPEAPEARDEAASPMPGETPQDDAPPAVAQSEPSPSPLVADAQPASQPTDDPNADLRLQPDDAARADDARRRTG from the coding sequence ATGTCTGACGGCTTCTTCGACCGCTGGTCGCGCCGCAAGCAGCAGGCGCGCGAAAGCGCCGCGCCGGTGGTCGCGCCCGCCGAAGTCCCGCCGGAGACGCCACCGACCGTGGTGATCGACGCGCCTTCGCCCGCGACGCCGGTGGTCGCGTCCGATGCACCGCCACCGCCCACGCTGGCCGACACCACCGCGCTCACCATCGACTCCGACTTCAAGCCCTTCATGGCGAAGGGCGTGGCGCCCGAGGTCAAGAACGCCGCCTTCAAGAAGCTCTTCGCCGATCCGCACTTCAACGTGATGGACCGGATGGACATCTACATCGACGACTACTCGATCCCGTCGCCGCTGCCCGAGAGCGTGCTGCGCCAGATGGCGAGCGCGAAGTTTTTGAAGCTGTTCGACGAGGAGCCCGAAGCCCCCGAGGCGCGAGACGAGGCGGCCTCGCCCATGCCCGGAGAGACCCCGCAGGACGATGCCCCGCCCGCCGTGGCACAGTCCGAGCCTTCCCCCAGCCCGCTGGTTGCCGATGCGCAACCTGCCAGCCAACCGACCGATGACCCAAACGCTGATCTGCGATTGCAACCAGACGATGCCGCTCGCGCCGACGACGCTCGGCGCCGCACTGGCTGA
- a CDS encoding TorD/DmsD family molecular chaperone, with translation MPPVSSALDEEIARAELYGLLARLWYAAPDAALLDALQVAVTEAPASGAFLEEPWRALVGVSRGMDAAAAHAEYDALFGGMGKPEVYLFGSHYLSGFLNDKPVAQLRTDLDALGLAREEGIYETEDHVACLFEVMRYLIAGDDVAVANLTRQRAFFATHVQSWLPAMCDAVAQHPKARLYAALAGFTVAFVEVEAQGFEMLDA, from the coding sequence ATGCCCCCCGTTTCGTCCGCCCTCGACGAGGAAATCGCCCGCGCCGAGCTCTACGGCCTGCTCGCACGGCTCTGGTACGCCGCGCCCGATGCCGCGCTGCTCGACGCGCTGCAGGTCGCCGTCACGGAAGCCCCCGCGTCGGGCGCCTTCCTCGAGGAGCCGTGGCGCGCGTTGGTCGGCGTGTCGCGCGGCATGGACGCTGCTGCGGCCCACGCCGAGTACGACGCGCTCTTCGGCGGCATGGGCAAGCCCGAGGTTTACCTCTTCGGATCGCACTACCTCAGCGGCTTCCTGAACGACAAGCCGGTGGCGCAGTTGCGCACCGACCTCGACGCGCTGGGCCTGGCGCGCGAGGAGGGCATCTATGAAACCGAGGACCACGTCGCCTGCCTGTTCGAGGTGATGCGCTACCTGATTGCCGGCGACGATGTCGCGGTTGCAAATCTGACCCGGCAGCGTGCGTTTTTTGCCACGCATGTGCAGTCCTGGCTGCCTGCAATGTGCGACGCGGTGGCGCAGCATCCGAAGGCCCGTCTTTACGCGGCTTTGGCCGGTTTCACAGTGGCATTCGTCGAGGTCGAGGCCCAGGGTTTCGAGATGCTCGACGCCTGA
- a CDS encoding 4Fe-4S dicluster domain-containing protein produces MTQTLICDCNQTMPLAPTTLGAALAETLPLHSALCRREASAFQRAIQSGDDVIVACTQERRLFGELAEQTPDATSPIHFVNIRETGGWSRDAKQAMPKIAALLAAAALPEPDPVATVSYASQGRLLIVGPLDQAEQAAALVADTLDVTILSQGPGAAGGMQERRWPVVAGRVDAFSGWLGAFKLQWTRSNAIDLDLCTRCNACVTACPEQAIGLDYQIDEAKCTSHRDCERACTVAGAIRFGRAPETLDAAFDLVLDLGAAPLVDWHAPPQGYFRLPGGLGTAEALQTLLRLREMVGEFEKPKFFDYKQKLCAHSRNEQIGCNACVEVCSAHAISSDKERQRIVVNPNLCVGCGACTTVCPTGALGYTYPRAPDQGLKLRTLLATYAKAGGREPALLLHSQEAGQALVEQLGRQAQLGRANGVPARVIPVALWHAASTGIDLWLSAVAFGATQVVVLSTGEEAPDYLAALRQQMDIAQSLLRGLGYTGTHFQLIEARTPAALDAALAALGQTRQHVPAQPARFAVSADKRSTLEMTLDHLMDTAPALQARGSDAPLALAIPLPAGSPFGAITVDKATCTLCLACVSACPASALQDNQNAPQLRFVEKNCVQCGLCESTCPENAIQLVPRLLAAPERRQPVVLNEAQPWACIRCSKPFGTVKAIEAMLGKLAGHAMFQGEALERLKMCSDCRVIDLYSASNEQKITPL; encoded by the coding sequence ATGACCCAAACGCTGATCTGCGATTGCAACCAGACGATGCCGCTCGCGCCGACGACGCTCGGCGCCGCACTGGCTGAAACGCTGCCCCTCCATTCCGCGCTGTGCCGCCGCGAGGCGAGCGCCTTCCAGCGCGCGATCCAGTCGGGCGACGACGTGATCGTCGCCTGCACCCAGGAACGCCGCCTCTTCGGCGAACTGGCCGAGCAGACGCCCGACGCCACCTCGCCGATCCACTTCGTCAACATCCGCGAGACCGGCGGCTGGAGCCGCGACGCGAAGCAGGCGATGCCGAAGATCGCGGCATTGCTGGCGGCGGCCGCGCTGCCCGAACCCGACCCGGTCGCCACCGTGAGCTACGCCAGCCAGGGTCGGCTGCTGATCGTCGGGCCGCTCGACCAGGCCGAGCAGGCGGCTGCGCTGGTGGCCGACACGCTGGACGTCACCATCCTCTCGCAAGGCCCCGGCGCGGCCGGCGGCATGCAGGAACGCCGCTGGCCAGTCGTTGCAGGGCGGGTCGATGCCTTCTCCGGCTGGCTCGGCGCGTTCAAGCTGCAATGGACGCGCAGCAACGCGATCGACCTCGACCTGTGCACCCGCTGCAACGCCTGCGTCACCGCCTGCCCGGAACAGGCCATCGGGCTCGACTACCAGATCGATGAGGCGAAGTGCACGTCGCACCGCGACTGCGAGCGCGCCTGCACGGTGGCCGGCGCCATCCGCTTCGGCCGCGCACCGGAAACGCTCGACGCCGCCTTCGACCTGGTGCTCGACCTCGGCGCCGCGCCGCTGGTCGACTGGCACGCGCCGCCGCAGGGCTACTTCCGGCTGCCGGGCGGGCTCGGCACGGCCGAGGCGCTGCAGACACTGCTGCGCCTGCGCGAGATGGTGGGCGAGTTCGAAAAGCCGAAGTTCTTCGACTACAAGCAGAAGCTCTGCGCCCACAGCCGCAACGAGCAGATCGGCTGCAACGCCTGCGTCGAGGTGTGCTCGGCGCATGCGATCTCGAGCGACAAGGAACGCCAGCGCATCGTCGTCAACCCCAACCTGTGCGTGGGCTGCGGCGCCTGCACCACGGTGTGCCCGACCGGCGCGTTGGGCTACACCTACCCGCGCGCGCCCGACCAGGGCCTCAAGCTGCGCACCCTGCTCGCCACCTACGCCAAGGCCGGCGGGCGCGAGCCCGCACTGCTGCTGCACAGCCAGGAGGCCGGCCAGGCGCTGGTCGAGCAGCTCGGCCGGCAGGCGCAGCTCGGCCGCGCGAACGGCGTGCCGGCCCGGGTGATCCCCGTCGCGCTGTGGCACGCCGCCAGCACCGGCATCGACCTGTGGCTGAGCGCGGTCGCCTTCGGCGCCACGCAGGTGGTGGTGCTGTCGACCGGCGAGGAAGCGCCGGACTACCTCGCGGCGCTGCGGCAGCAGATGGACATCGCGCAATCGCTGCTGCGCGGCCTGGGCTACACCGGCACGCACTTCCAGTTGATCGAGGCGCGGACGCCGGCCGCGCTCGACGCCGCGCTGGCCGCGCTCGGCCAGACGCGGCAGCACGTCCCGGCGCAGCCCGCCCGCTTCGCCGTGAGTGCCGACAAGCGCAGCACGCTGGAGATGACGCTCGACCATCTGATGGACACGGCCCCGGCGCTGCAGGCGCGCGGCAGTGATGCCCCGCTCGCACTCGCGATCCCGCTGCCGGCCGGCTCGCCCTTCGGCGCGATCACCGTCGACAAGGCCACCTGCACCCTGTGCCTGGCCTGCGTCAGCGCCTGCCCCGCGAGCGCGCTGCAGGACAACCAGAACGCGCCGCAGCTGCGCTTCGTCGAGAAGAACTGCGTGCAGTGCGGCCTGTGCGAGAGCACCTGCCCGGAGAACGCGATCCAGCTCGTCCCGCGCCTGCTCGCCGCGCCCGAGCGCCGCCAGCCCGTGGTGCTGAACGAGGCCCAGCCATGGGCCTGCATCCGCTGCAGCAAGCCCTTCGGCACCGTGAAGGCCATCGAGGCGATGCTCGGCAAGCTGGCCGGCCACGCGATGTTCCAGGGCGAGGCGCTGGAGCGCCTGAAGATGTGCAGCGACTGCCGGGTCATCGACCTCTATAGCGCGTCGAACGAACAGAAGATCACCCCGCTATGA
- a CDS encoding FHA domain-containing protein codes for MPKLIVINQRGLTKLIPLHTGQTTVGRGSLNSIVIDAESVSRHHAVLSRDGGTVKLHDLGSRNGTYVNDVRVRVRRLRHGDTITMGDCVLRFLNDKPMHEMSAPLDLDSLTAEFQSAYSAAQPAPPGWDAHA; via the coding sequence ATGCCGAAACTGATCGTCATCAACCAGCGAGGGCTGACCAAGCTGATTCCCCTGCACACCGGCCAGACCACCGTCGGGCGCGGCTCGCTCAACAGCATCGTGATCGATGCGGAAAGCGTCAGCCGCCACCATGCGGTGCTCTCGCGCGACGGCGGCACGGTGAAGCTGCACGACCTCGGCAGCCGCAACGGCACCTACGTGAACGACGTGCGGGTGCGGGTGCGGCGCCTGCGGCATGGCGACACCATCACCATGGGCGACTGCGTGCTGCGCTTTTTGAACGACAAGCCGATGCACGAGATGAGCGCCCCGCTCGACCTGGACTCCCTGACCGCCGAATTCCAGAGCGCCTACAGCGCCGCCCAGCCGGCACCGCCCGGCTGGGACGCGCACGCCTGA
- the fdhD gene encoding formate dehydrogenase accessory sulfurtransferase FdhD → MLPPLSHRTVQVFGGTADAQGTARHDVLAAEVPVALVFNGISHAVMMATPQDVEAFALGFALSEGILDAAADCRGIEVNTVAAAEAGLPAGVDAIEVQLEISTRSFERLKGRRRSLAGRTGCGVCGVESFAGLELQSEPLPPHDWVARVDLPTVLRAIDALPAWQRLNAEAGAIHAAGWATLEGELVAVLEDVGRHNALDKLIGTLARMARLGEPGFVVLSSRGSHELVRKCTRVGIAALATISAPTAMGVHVAELAGLRLWGLCRAPRAVLYAAGAVPA, encoded by the coding sequence ATGCTGCCGCCGCTGTCGCACCGCACGGTGCAGGTCTTCGGCGGCACGGCCGATGCGCAAGGCACGGCCCGCCACGACGTGCTGGCGGCCGAGGTGCCGGTGGCGCTGGTCTTCAACGGCATCTCGCACGCGGTGATGATGGCCACGCCGCAAGACGTCGAGGCCTTCGCGCTCGGCTTCGCGCTGAGCGAAGGCATCCTCGATGCCGCGGCCGACTGTCGTGGCATCGAGGTGAACACGGTCGCTGCCGCCGAAGCCGGCCTGCCGGCAGGCGTCGACGCGATCGAGGTGCAGCTCGAGATCTCCACCCGCAGCTTCGAGCGGCTCAAGGGCCGGCGCCGCAGCCTGGCCGGCCGCACCGGCTGCGGGGTCTGCGGGGTCGAGAGCTTCGCCGGCCTGGAACTGCAGTCGGAGCCGCTGCCGCCCCACGACTGGGTGGCACGCGTCGACCTGCCGACGGTGCTGCGCGCCATCGACGCGCTGCCGGCTTGGCAGCGCCTGAACGCCGAGGCGGGCGCCATCCATGCGGCCGGCTGGGCGACGCTGGAGGGCGAACTGGTCGCGGTGCTGGAAGACGTCGGCCGCCACAACGCGCTCGACAAGCTGATCGGCACGCTGGCCCGCATGGCGCGGCTGGGCGAGCCGGGCTTCGTCGTGCTGTCCAGCCGGGGCAGCCACGAGCTGGTGCGCAAGTGCACGCGGGTGGGCATCGCCGCGCTGGCCACGATCTCCGCGCCGACCGCGATGGGCGTGCACGTGGCCGAGCTGGCCGGCCTGCGCCTGTGGGGGCTGTGCCGGGCGCCGCGGGCGGTGCTCTACGCCGCCGGCGCCGTGCCGGCCTGA
- a CDS encoding DUF3305 domain-containing protein — translation MSTAESSSPAARPALDVAVVMRRERVHGPSAHWQPWRWILDSVVPDEPAFGTAPRLLHDHDGAQRWLHPGFKAELFRDDAEGYHLNVTTPAPCWFVLWRMEEEPHLADEPIPLPVVVSLSYNEAGRWLDAQETVEQVPAPPEVVEWVRAFAAEHYVIEPKRRKRPESFRPLVDRFGNVASVSTEKKRGRGAGDV, via the coding sequence ATGTCGACCGCCGAATCTTCTTCGCCCGCCGCGCGCCCCGCGCTCGACGTGGCCGTCGTCATGCGGCGCGAGCGCGTCCATGGCCCGTCCGCCCACTGGCAGCCCTGGCGCTGGATCCTCGACAGCGTGGTGCCCGACGAACCCGCCTTCGGCACTGCGCCCCGGCTGCTGCACGACCACGACGGCGCGCAGCGCTGGCTGCATCCCGGCTTCAAGGCCGAGCTCTTCCGTGACGATGCCGAGGGCTACCACCTCAACGTGACCACGCCGGCCCCGTGCTGGTTCGTGCTGTGGCGCATGGAGGAGGAGCCGCACCTGGCCGACGAGCCCATCCCGCTGCCCGTGGTCGTGAGCCTGAGCTACAACGAAGCCGGCCGCTGGCTCGATGCGCAGGAGACGGTCGAACAGGTGCCCGCGCCGCCGGAGGTCGTCGAGTGGGTGCGCGCCTTCGCCGCCGAGCACTACGTGATCGAGCCCAAGCGCCGCAAGCGGCCCGAGAGCTTCCGCCCGCTGGTCGACCGTTTCGGCAACGTGGCGAGCGTGTCCACCGAGAAGAAGCGCGGGCGGGGCGCGGGCGATGTCTGA
- a CDS encoding formate dehydrogenase subunit alpha — protein sequence MLLTKKNSAPARAGQASATSASASPFIHSLRRGLSNALPTMDRRAFLRRSGLGVGVGLAATQLTLIRKANAADASRPTAVGKGKIEVKRTICSHCSVGCAADAVVENGVWVRQEAVFDSPINLGAHCAKGAALREHGHGEYRLRYPMKLVNGKYERISWDTALDEITAKIKDLRQASGPDSVYWIGSSKHSNEQAYLLRKFVSFFGSNNCDHQARICHSTTVAGVANTWGYGAMTNSYNDMRGAKVALYIGSNAAEAHPVSMLHLLHAKENGCKVIVVDPRYTRTAAKSDEYVRIRSGSDIAFLFGVLHHIFKNGWEDKKYLHDRVFGMEKVREEVMTKWTPDKVEEACGVKEAQVLKVATWLNENRPGTIVWCMGQTQHTIGNAIVRASCILQLALGNVGKSGGGTNIFRGHDNVQGATDVGPNPDSLPSYYGLVDGSWRHFANAWGVDYEWLKGRFASPAMMTKPGITLSRWIDGVLEKNELIDQDSNLRGVVYWGHSPNSQTRGLEMKKAMDKLDLLVVVDPYPSATAAMAAMPGAAGDLNPNRAVYLLPACTQFETSGSVTASNRSIQWREKVIEPLWESRSDHMIMQQFADRFGFGKELSKNFKMQKVHGMDEPVPEDILREINKSCWAAGYTGQSPERLQAHMRNMAAFDVRTLKVKGPVKDKVNGYDLSGDYFGLPWPCYGTPELKHPGSPNLYDTSKHVMDGGGNFRANFGVERDGQNLLAEDGSHSLGADITTGYPELDHLLLKKLGWWDELTEPEKKAAEGKNWKTDNSGGMIRVFMKNHGCHPFGNAKARAIVWNFPDPIPQHREPLYGNRPDLMAKYPTHDDKMAFWRLPTLYKSIQQKNIADKVADKFPLVLTSGRLVEYEGGGEETRSNPWLAELQQEMFIEINPKVAAEKGIVNGARAWVHTPTGAKLNVQAQVTERVGPDTVFMPFHFSGHWQGVDMLPYYPTGAHPVVRGEAINTGTTYGYDSVTMMQETKTTICNVEKA from the coding sequence ATGTTGTTGACCAAAAAGAATTCTGCCCCCGCGCGCGCCGGCCAGGCCTCCGCCACCTCGGCGAGCGCATCTCCTTTTATCCACAGCCTGCGCCGCGGCCTGTCGAACGCCCTGCCGACCATGGACCGCCGCGCCTTCCTGCGCCGCTCGGGCCTGGGCGTGGGCGTCGGCCTGGCCGCCACGCAGCTCACGTTGATCCGCAAGGCGAACGCTGCCGACGCGAGCCGCCCGACGGCCGTCGGCAAGGGCAAGATCGAAGTCAAGCGCACGATCTGCTCGCACTGCTCGGTCGGCTGCGCGGCCGACGCCGTGGTCGAGAACGGCGTCTGGGTGCGTCAGGAGGCGGTGTTCGATTCGCCCATCAACCTCGGCGCGCATTGCGCCAAGGGCGCTGCGCTGCGCGAGCACGGCCACGGCGAATACCGCCTGCGCTACCCGATGAAGCTGGTCAACGGCAAGTACGAGCGCATCAGCTGGGACACCGCGCTCGACGAGATCACGGCCAAGATCAAGGACCTGCGCCAGGCCAGCGGCCCCGATTCGGTCTACTGGATCGGCTCGTCCAAGCACAGCAACGAGCAGGCCTACCTGCTGCGCAAGTTCGTCAGCTTCTTCGGCAGCAACAACTGCGACCACCAGGCGCGCATCTGCCACTCGACCACCGTCGCGGGCGTGGCGAACACATGGGGCTACGGCGCCATGACCAATTCGTACAACGACATGCGCGGCGCCAAGGTGGCGCTGTACATCGGCTCCAATGCGGCCGAGGCGCATCCGGTGAGCATGCTGCACCTGCTGCACGCCAAGGAAAACGGCTGCAAGGTGATCGTGGTCGACCCGCGCTACACCCGCACCGCGGCCAAGTCCGACGAGTACGTGCGCATCCGCTCCGGCTCGGACATCGCCTTCCTCTTCGGCGTGCTGCACCACATCTTCAAGAACGGCTGGGAGGACAAGAAGTACCTCCACGACCGCGTCTTCGGCATGGAGAAGGTGCGCGAAGAGGTCATGACCAAGTGGACGCCGGACAAGGTCGAAGAGGCCTGCGGCGTGAAGGAAGCGCAGGTCCTGAAGGTCGCGACCTGGCTCAACGAGAACCGTCCCGGCACCATCGTCTGGTGCATGGGCCAGACGCAGCACACCATCGGCAACGCGATCGTGCGCGCCTCCTGCATCCTGCAGCTGGCGCTGGGCAACGTCGGCAAGTCGGGTGGCGGTACCAACATCTTCCGCGGCCACGACAACGTGCAGGGCGCGACCGACGTCGGCCCCAACCCCGATTCGCTGCCGTCGTACTACGGCCTGGTGGACGGGTCGTGGCGGCATTTCGCCAATGCGTGGGGCGTGGACTACGAGTGGCTCAAGGGCCGCTTCGCATCGCCCGCGATGATGACCAAGCCCGGCATCACGCTGTCGCGCTGGATCGACGGCGTGCTGGAGAAGAACGAGCTGATCGACCAGGATTCCAACCTGCGCGGCGTCGTCTACTGGGGCCATTCGCCCAACTCGCAGACCCGGGGTCTGGAGATGAAGAAGGCGATGGACAAGCTCGACCTGCTGGTGGTGGTCGACCCGTACCCGTCGGCCACCGCTGCGATGGCGGCCATGCCCGGTGCGGCCGGCGACCTGAACCCGAACCGCGCCGTCTACCTGCTGCCGGCCTGCACGCAGTTCGAGACCAGCGGTTCCGTCACTGCGTCGAACCGTTCGATCCAGTGGCGCGAGAAGGTGATCGAGCCGCTGTGGGAGAGCCGCAGCGACCACATGATCATGCAGCAGTTCGCCGACCGCTTCGGCTTCGGCAAGGAGCTGAGCAAGAACTTCAAGATGCAGAAGGTCCACGGCATGGACGAGCCCGTGCCCGAAGACATCCTGCGCGAGATCAACAAGAGCTGCTGGGCCGCCGGCTACACCGGCCAGAGCCCGGAACGCCTGCAGGCGCACATGCGCAACATGGCGGCCTTCGACGTGCGCACGCTCAAGGTCAAGGGGCCGGTCAAGGACAAGGTCAACGGCTACGACCTGTCGGGCGACTACTTCGGCCTGCCGTGGCCCTGCTACGGCACACCCGAACTCAAGCACCCGGGCTCGCCCAACCTGTACGACACGAGCAAGCACGTGATGGACGGCGGCGGCAACTTCCGCGCGAACTTCGGCGTGGAGCGCGACGGCCAGAACCTGCTGGCCGAAGACGGCTCGCATTCGCTGGGCGCCGACATCACCACCGGCTATCCCGAGCTCGACCACCTGCTGCTCAAGAAGCTCGGCTGGTGGGACGAACTCACCGAGCCGGAGAAGAAGGCCGCCGAGGGCAAGAACTGGAAGACCGACAACTCGGGCGGCATGATCCGCGTGTTCATGAAGAACCACGGCTGCCACCCCTTCGGCAATGCGAAGGCCCGCGCGATCGTCTGGAACTTCCCGGACCCGATCCCGCAGCACCGCGAGCCGCTCTACGGCAACCGGCCGGACCTGATGGCCAAGTACCCGACCCACGACGACAAGATGGCGTTCTGGCGGCTGCCCACGCTGTACAAGTCGATCCAGCAGAAGAACATCGCCGACAAGGTGGCCGACAAGTTCCCGCTGGTGCTCACCTCCGGTCGCCTGGTCGAGTACGAAGGCGGCGGCGAAGAGACGCGCTCGAACCCCTGGCTGGCCGAACTGCAGCAGGAGATGTTCATCGAGATCAACCCGAAGGTCGCGGCGGAGAAGGGCATCGTGAACGGCGCGCGCGCCTGGGTCCACACGCCCACGGGCGCCAAGCTCAACGTGCAGGCCCAGGTGACCGAGCGCGTCGGGCCCGACACCGTCTTCATGCCCTTCCACTTCTCCGGCCACTGGCAGGGCGTGGACATGCTGCCCTACTACCCGACCGGCGCGCACCCCGTGGTGCGCGGCGAGGCGATCAACACCGGCACCACGTACGGCTACGACAGCGTGACGATGATGCAAGAAACGAAAACGACGATCTGCAACGTCGAGAAAGCCTAA
- a CDS encoding formate dehydrogenase, whose product MQDSQPKQPVPGSRRRFFAGAATVGAVAAVVTTLPQIASSPVAAEAAPTLPPAPDNGGGYSLSEHVKRYYKSTSA is encoded by the coding sequence ATGCAGGACAGCCAACCGAAGCAGCCCGTGCCGGGCTCGCGCCGCCGATTTTTCGCAGGGGCCGCCACCGTGGGCGCGGTCGCCGCCGTGGTGACCACCCTGCCGCAGATCGCCTCGTCGCCCGTGGCCGCCGAGGCCGCGCCGACACTGCCGCCAGCGCCCGACAACGGGGGCGGCTACTCGCTCAGCGAACACGTCAAGCGCTACTACAAGAGCACGTCGGCCTGA